A part of Kitasatospora acidiphila genomic DNA contains:
- a CDS encoding RICIN domain-containing protein translates to MRVSRRIGGLAGALCAVLLAGTQAATAATPSTAVAPVPAKSGGNAAAVPAKVRVDRLGPIAGKVPQRGSRAAAPQTANAGAPLTFQGGAQGVSTNPKVYLVFWGSQWNSDTHNVPDYLTRMFQGLGTANDTWSAVMTQYCNGVASGSTSCPDNAAHISESGPVYAGIWMDNGSAAPANASGGDLANEAGRAAAYFGNTDAGSNANAQYVVVSPSGTHPGGFPNSGGFCAWHSDANTQYGNIAYTNLPYQPDGNCGTGAVNGANGYLDGFGIVEGHEYAETVTDFVVGSGWTATDGEIGDKCAWQGLGNLSLPSGTFAAQPLWSNRAGGCKLGEPVPGPGLPTSNVLLTNPATGWVADMDNANPADGTRVKAYTPNPGYPQAQHWNLIQQPDGSYWFQPLLSSTSSLDANTNRSTVVDGTSYFAQLWTYGNSPEQHWRVTPNGDGTYRIIANDNGCLTANALGSVLGEWACTGDSHQNWTLTQ, encoded by the coding sequence ATGCGCGTTTCGCGCAGGATCGGCGGGCTGGCCGGTGCGCTCTGCGCCGTGCTGCTCGCCGGCACGCAGGCGGCGACCGCGGCCACGCCGTCGACCGCGGTAGCGCCGGTCCCCGCCAAGAGCGGTGGCAACGCCGCCGCGGTGCCGGCCAAGGTGCGGGTCGACCGGCTCGGCCCGATCGCGGGCAAGGTGCCGCAGCGCGGCAGCCGGGCGGCCGCACCGCAGACCGCCAACGCCGGGGCACCGCTGACCTTCCAGGGCGGCGCACAGGGCGTCTCCACCAACCCCAAGGTCTATCTTGTCTTCTGGGGCTCACAGTGGAACAGCGACACCCACAACGTTCCGGACTACCTGACCCGCATGTTCCAGGGCCTCGGCACCGCCAACGACACCTGGTCCGCCGTCATGACGCAGTACTGCAACGGTGTCGCCAGTGGCAGCACCAGCTGCCCGGACAATGCCGCGCACATCAGCGAGAGCGGCCCGGTCTACGCGGGCATCTGGATGGACAACGGCTCGGCGGCACCGGCCAACGCCTCCGGGGGCGACCTGGCCAACGAGGCCGGCCGCGCGGCTGCCTACTTCGGCAACACCGACGCGGGCTCCAACGCCAACGCCCAGTACGTGGTGGTCAGCCCCTCGGGCACCCACCCTGGCGGGTTCCCGAACAGCGGCGGCTTCTGCGCCTGGCACAGCGATGCCAACACCCAGTACGGCAACATCGCCTACACCAACCTGCCCTACCAGCCGGACGGCAACTGCGGCACCGGCGCGGTCAACGGAGCCAACGGCTACCTGGACGGCTTCGGCATCGTCGAGGGTCACGAGTACGCCGAGACCGTCACCGACTTCGTGGTCGGCTCCGGCTGGACCGCCACCGACGGCGAGATCGGCGACAAGTGCGCCTGGCAGGGCCTGGGCAACCTCTCGCTGCCCAGCGGCACCTTCGCCGCCCAGCCGCTCTGGTCCAACCGGGCCGGCGGCTGCAAGCTCGGCGAGCCGGTGCCGGGCCCGGGCCTGCCGACCAGCAATGTGCTGCTGACCAACCCGGCCACCGGCTGGGTCGCCGACATGGACAACGCCAACCCCGCCGACGGCACCCGGGTCAAGGCCTACACCCCCAACCCGGGCTACCCGCAGGCACAGCACTGGAACCTGATCCAGCAGCCGGACGGCAGCTACTGGTTCCAGCCGCTGCTCTCCTCCACCAGTTCGCTGGACGCCAACACCAACCGCTCCACGGTGGTCGACGGCACCAGCTACTTCGCCCAGCTGTGGACCTACGGCAACAGCCCCGAGCAGCACTGGCGGGTCACCCCGAACGGCGACGGCACCTACCGGATCATCGCCAATGACAACGGCTGCCTGACCGCCAACGCCCTCGGCTCGGTGCTCGGCGAGTGGGCGTGCACCGGCGACAGCCACCAGAACTGGACCCTGACGCAGTAG
- a CDS encoding APC family permease produces MSGTLSRRIGLFQATAINMSQMCGIGPFVTIPLMVAAFGGPQAIIGWIAGAVLALVDGLVWAELGASLPGAGGSYVYLREAFQYRSGRLMPFLFVWTAMLFIPLIMSTGVVGFVQYLGFLWPEMTKTQGDLVGLATVVAVVLLLWRKVDRIARLATAMWGVMIVAVAAVLIASYSRFSATRAFTWPAHAVELTHGQFWLGFAAGLTIGIYDYLGYNTTAYLGAEVKQPGKVLPRSIVYSILGIMVIYLLLQIGVLGAINWQDMLDKNSVASKSVASAVLKLAWGTRVADVVTVLILVTAFASVLTGLLGGSRVPYDAARDRVFFRSYAKLHARHEFPVLGLLTMGAVTAVGFLIGRHTDLNTLINLLTTVMVIVQAFAQILAVTVLRRRQPDLPRPYRMWLYPVPGIVAAIGWLVVYGYADRNAPGYHPIEWSLAWVAAGVLAFLIWSKVERVWPFGPQEIREEYRQADVQSAQV; encoded by the coding sequence GTGTCCGGCACCCTCAGCAGGCGGATCGGCCTCTTCCAGGCCACCGCGATCAACATGAGCCAGATGTGCGGCATCGGGCCGTTCGTCACCATTCCGCTGATGGTCGCCGCGTTCGGCGGCCCGCAGGCGATCATCGGCTGGATCGCCGGCGCGGTGCTGGCCCTGGTGGACGGGCTGGTCTGGGCCGAGCTCGGCGCCTCGCTCCCGGGAGCCGGCGGCTCCTACGTCTACCTCCGCGAGGCCTTCCAGTACCGCAGCGGGCGGTTGATGCCGTTCCTGTTCGTCTGGACCGCGATGCTCTTCATCCCGCTGATCATGTCCACCGGCGTGGTCGGCTTCGTGCAGTACCTAGGCTTCCTGTGGCCGGAGATGACGAAGACCCAGGGCGATCTGGTGGGCCTGGCCACGGTGGTGGCGGTGGTCCTGCTGCTGTGGCGCAAGGTTGACCGGATCGCCAGGCTGGCCACCGCGATGTGGGGCGTGATGATCGTCGCCGTGGCCGCCGTGCTGATCGCCTCCTACAGCCGCTTCTCCGCCACCCGGGCTTTCACCTGGCCAGCGCACGCAGTCGAGTTGACGCACGGTCAGTTCTGGCTGGGCTTCGCCGCCGGCCTCACCATCGGCATCTACGACTACCTCGGCTACAACACCACCGCCTATCTGGGCGCCGAGGTCAAGCAGCCCGGCAAGGTGCTGCCGCGCTCCATCGTCTACTCGATCCTCGGCATCATGGTGATCTACCTGCTGCTGCAGATCGGGGTGTTGGGCGCGATCAACTGGCAGGACATGCTGGACAAGAACTCGGTGGCCTCCAAGTCGGTCGCCTCCGCCGTGCTGAAACTGGCCTGGGGCACCAGGGTTGCCGACGTGGTCACCGTGCTGATCCTGGTCACCGCGTTCGCCTCGGTGCTGACCGGGCTGCTCGGCGGCTCCCGGGTGCCCTATGACGCGGCCCGGGACCGGGTGTTCTTCCGCTCCTACGCCAAGTTGCACGCCAGGCACGAGTTTCCGGTGCTCGGCCTGCTCACCATGGGCGCGGTCACCGCGGTCGGCTTCCTGATCGGGCGGCACACCGACCTCAACACCCTGATCAACCTGCTCACCACGGTGATGGTGATCGTCCAGGCCTTCGCCCAGATCCTGGCCGTGACCGTGCTGCGCCGGCGCCAGCCCGACCTGCCGCGCCCGTACCGGATGTGGCTCTACCCGGTGCCGGGCATCGTGGCCGCGATCGGCTGGCTGGTCGTCTACGGCTATGCCGACCGGAACGCGCCGGGCTACCACCCGATCGAATGGTCGCTGGCCTGGGTGGCGGCCGGGGTGCTGGCCTTCCTGATCTGGTCCAAGGTGGAGCGGGTCTGGCCGTTCGGCCCGCAGGAGATCCGCGAGGAGTACCGGCAAGCTGACGTTCAGTCAGCTCAGGTTTGA
- a CDS encoding ABC transporter permease subunit: MRLAVLRSELTKLRTLRSAMVCLGVLLLLEVGLGAVAGWSVQRAIAQGSPKLSPDWDPESAGLSVIGYSQFALIVFGVLTISHEYTSGMIRQSLLAVPRRGAFYAAKLLVSAAVSLAVAIPAVFFGYLTAEAGLGRYGTTLDAPELPRAIAGGVLYLVLTGLFCTGVAALLRSPVAALAVLAPLYFFVSQLLTTIHATGRFAAYLPDQAGLRMFAVGGAHHAARLGPGGGLAVLVAWVCLALGAGYLRLRQLEP, translated from the coding sequence ATGAGGCTCGCGGTCCTGCGTTCCGAACTCACCAAGCTGCGCACGCTGCGCTCGGCGATGGTCTGCCTGGGGGTGCTGCTGCTCCTTGAGGTGGGCCTCGGCGCGGTCGCCGGCTGGTCGGTGCAACGCGCCATCGCCCAGGGCAGCCCGAAGCTCTCCCCCGACTGGGACCCGGAGTCGGCCGGGCTGTCGGTGATCGGCTACAGCCAGTTCGCGCTGATCGTCTTCGGGGTGCTGACGATCAGTCATGAGTACACCTCCGGCATGATCCGGCAGTCACTGCTCGCCGTGCCCCGGCGGGGTGCCTTCTACGCGGCGAAGCTGCTGGTGAGCGCGGCGGTGTCGCTGGCCGTGGCGATCCCCGCCGTCTTCTTCGGCTACCTCACCGCTGAGGCCGGGCTCGGCCGCTACGGAACGACGCTCGACGCTCCCGAACTGCCGCGCGCCATCGCCGGCGGCGTGCTCTACCTGGTGCTGACCGGCCTGTTCTGCACCGGCGTCGCGGCCCTGCTGCGCAGCCCGGTGGCGGCGCTGGCGGTGCTGGCCCCGCTGTACTTCTTCGTCTCCCAGCTGCTGACCACGATTCACGCCACCGGCCGGTTCGCCGCCTATCTGCCTGACCAGGCGGGGCTGCGGATGTTCGCGGTGGGCGGGGCGCACCACGCCGCCCGGCTCGGTCCGGGCGGCGGGTTGGCGGTGCTGGTGGCGTGGGTCTGCTTGGCGCTCGGCGCCGGGTATCTGAGGTTGCGTCAGCTTGAACCGTGA
- a CDS encoding G1 family glutamic endopeptidase has protein sequence MSHTRLRAATAAAALALAASVAATTPALAASTAHPAFGQHTTGFAGGSNWGGYVATGSNFQSISGSWTMPQVTCNTSNDLFAPWVGIDGYGSQTVEQTGVQVDCSSGSPVLSAWYEMYPAAPVYFNDQVNSGDSFTGSVTTDGSGTYTISLTDNTLGWTESTQQQLDGQDVSAEAVIESPTQSYPSFNQLDFSNVTVNGQSFDAVGPQAIDSGQYTETALQGGSFSIVPSGAAPARHHHATAPLTTTPRY, from the coding sequence ATGTCCCACACTCGTCTGCGGGCCGCCACCGCTGCGGCCGCCCTCGCCCTCGCGGCCTCCGTCGCCGCCACCACCCCGGCGCTCGCCGCGTCCACCGCCCACCCGGCGTTCGGTCAGCACACCACCGGGTTCGCCGGCGGCAGCAACTGGGGCGGCTATGTCGCCACCGGCAGCAACTTCCAGTCCATCTCTGGCTCCTGGACCATGCCGCAGGTGACCTGCAACACCAGCAACGACCTGTTCGCGCCCTGGGTCGGCATCGACGGCTACGGCTCGCAGACCGTGGAGCAGACCGGCGTGCAGGTCGACTGCTCCAGCGGCTCGCCGGTCCTCTCCGCCTGGTACGAGATGTACCCCGCAGCGCCGGTCTACTTCAACGACCAGGTCAACTCGGGTGACAGCTTCACCGGCTCGGTGACCACCGACGGCTCCGGCACGTACACCATCTCGCTGACCGACAACACCCTGGGCTGGACCGAGAGCACCCAGCAGCAGCTGGACGGCCAGGACGTCAGCGCCGAGGCGGTCATCGAGTCGCCGACCCAGAGCTACCCGTCCTTCAACCAGCTGGACTTCTCCAACGTCACGGTCAACGGGCAGTCCTTCGACGCCGTCGGCCCGCAGGCCATCGACAGCGGCCAGTACACCGAGACGGCGCTGCAGGGCGGTTCGTTCTCCATCGTGCCGTCTGGTGCCGCGCCGGCCCGACACCACCACGCCACGGCGCCGCTGACGACCACCCCGCGCTACTGA
- a CDS encoding outer membrane protein assembly factor BamB family protein, with translation MGGWGVWAASAVGVLVVGSAWWRFGPWGRGWADLRQRERARRRLAAEQGWEYADERPELLRRWREAIVESNDGSRARFVVTGTLDGRRVTVFDAVTPQPKSPWDFRLAPHTLRTVHLVELPDRLPLVVVSRHTLAVDTMVPLLKQAALQRGRRLYETGDPAYDAVHVVETTDLDLAGRLLTSGVREFTDDRPWLEWRVDGDQLCYVGPYGPALFREDRQPLPELRSLVRLVAEFDPRLWGEPQDARPSGPARRPATTREHRPTTMYRGGPAHTGVFPEGTPPAGFRPWRVRLPSGLGSAPAVCEGTLYQGSLSGHCFALNAATGEERWRFTAGAKVDGTPAVGDGVVYFTTEDGLLHALGADDGRERWQRRVGQSAPLALDDGVLYVVHVPRDVMRGASSLQALDAQTGEPRWEVRLPDGSASGPAVADGRVYVQGAKAELSAFRVRDGKRLWHNDAGERYLATCAPTVADGTVYIGTGSGRLDAFDAHTGEHRWGAQASGTIDKSPAVLGDTVYIGDSAGGVYAVDAAEGRMRWQLSSPHGGSAVTLSGSSAWVVSGVGNRTLLRLDPASGAVRWRVPLDSPGSDPVVADGVVHVVTTKGSVLAVDAMTGQSRSKWRSARRM, from the coding sequence TTGGGTGGTTGGGGAGTCTGGGCGGCGAGCGCCGTCGGGGTGCTCGTGGTGGGGTCGGCATGGTGGCGGTTCGGGCCGTGGGGCCGCGGGTGGGCCGATCTGCGGCAGCGGGAGCGGGCGCGGCGGCGCCTGGCCGCCGAACAGGGCTGGGAGTACGCCGACGAGCGGCCCGAGTTGCTGCGGCGCTGGCGGGAGGCGATCGTCGAGTCCAACGACGGGTCGAGGGCCAGATTCGTGGTGACCGGCACCCTGGATGGCCGCCGGGTCACCGTCTTCGACGCCGTCACCCCGCAGCCCAAGTCGCCATGGGACTTCCGGCTGGCACCGCACACGCTGCGCACCGTGCACCTGGTGGAACTGCCCGACCGGCTGCCCCTGGTCGTGGTGTCCCGGCACACGCTCGCCGTGGACACCATGGTCCCGCTGCTCAAGCAGGCTGCCCTGCAGCGTGGGCGCCGCCTGTACGAAACGGGTGACCCGGCCTACGACGCCGTACACGTCGTGGAGACCACCGATCTCGACCTCGCCGGGCGGCTACTGACCAGCGGTGTACGGGAGTTCACCGACGACCGCCCCTGGCTGGAGTGGCGGGTGGACGGCGACCAGCTCTGCTATGTGGGCCCGTACGGGCCGGCCCTGTTCCGCGAGGACCGGCAGCCGCTCCCCGAACTGCGCTCGCTGGTCCGGCTGGTGGCGGAGTTCGACCCGCGGCTGTGGGGCGAGCCGCAGGACGCCCGCCCCTCCGGGCCCGCTCGGCGACCCGCAACGACCCGCGAGCACCGCCCCACCACCATGTACCGCGGTGGACCGGCCCACACCGGCGTCTTCCCCGAGGGCACCCCGCCGGCCGGATTCCGGCCCTGGCGGGTCCGCCTCCCCTCGGGCCTCGGCTCCGCGCCCGCGGTCTGCGAGGGCACCCTCTACCAGGGCAGCCTGAGCGGCCACTGCTTCGCGCTCAACGCGGCCACGGGCGAGGAACGTTGGCGGTTCACCGCCGGTGCCAAGGTCGACGGGACCCCGGCGGTCGGCGATGGTGTGGTGTACTTCACCACCGAGGACGGTCTGCTGCACGCGCTCGGCGCCGACGACGGCCGGGAGCGCTGGCAGCGCCGCGTCGGCCAGTCGGCGCCGCTGGCCCTCGACGACGGGGTGCTGTACGTGGTGCACGTTCCGCGTGATGTGATGCGCGGCGCGAGTTCGCTGCAGGCGCTGGATGCGCAGACCGGCGAGCCGCGTTGGGAGGTCCGGCTGCCCGACGGCTCCGCGTCCGGCCCGGCGGTCGCCGACGGTCGGGTCTATGTGCAGGGCGCCAAGGCCGAGTTGAGCGCGTTCAGGGTGCGCGACGGCAAGCGGCTGTGGCACAACGACGCCGGCGAGCGGTACCTGGCGACCTGCGCCCCGACGGTGGCGGACGGTACGGTCTACATCGGCACCGGATCCGGCCGGTTGGACGCCTTCGACGCGCACACCGGTGAGCACCGCTGGGGCGCGCAGGCGTCCGGCACCATCGACAAGAGCCCGGCGGTGCTCGGTGACACCGTCTACATCGGCGACAGTGCCGGCGGCGTGTACGCGGTCGACGCGGCCGAGGGCCGGATGCGCTGGCAGCTGTCCAGCCCGCACGGCGGCTCGGCGGTCACGCTCAGCGGGTCCTCGGCATGGGTGGTCAGCGGCGTCGGCAACCGCACCCTGCTCCGGCTCGATCCGGCCAGCGGCGCGGTGCGTTGGCGTGTGCCGCTGGACAGCCCGGGGAGCGATCCGGTCGTCGCCGATGGTGTGGTCCATGTGGTCACCACGAAGGGAAGCGTGCTGGCGGTGGATGCCATGACGGGGCAGAGCCGGTCCAAATGGCGTTCGGCGAGGCGGATGTGA
- a CDS encoding WD40 repeat domain-containing protein produces MTKSQKDEIERLRSSVAHLLRDADPVAGSQLLALEAARFGYRDLAAELNEAASSGQSGDCWTVQWATGRQADQRLIQVLRAGGVQPALTELDGRPVVVGDEWPNQVRVWDALTAETVNAFEVERDARVVAALTIGGRPLVLTGHEQRDPEYRFDPARSGDRLRAWCLRTGEPVGEPLTVAKGRMITAASVTLDGRELLVTGGWDGLTRLWDPATGEQVVEPVGGHHGWVVAVATVLLNGRPIAITAGERDCEVLVRDLTNGRTEPLVGHRARVAAVTTAESAGRTVAVTASDDGAVQVWDLTERHLIHSLLTGRGDRVGALAAATVDGRTLVVTGGWDGEVRVWDLATGRPIAEPFTGHEQPIDRVALTVIGGRPAVVASATDGLVRVWRLTGIRLDSAPPTIAQAAPAWLGSSVLDGRGVAVSCGHDGVIGLWGVAEGPREVAALPGHSVGLAAATTTETDGRRLLITAGRDATVRLTDLATRRSAAPPITDFPAEVNSLAAALLDGMPVLLAGCDDGTVHVRDLASGAPVLPPLETGDSPVHAVASAVADGRTVVLTGHSHHRVQRWDLAERRQLGLPLTGHRRAVSRIVTTVLNGRTVAVTGAGYDNWMRIWDVATGLETGMGLRGHGRGRLTAIETIEWEGRVYVVSGGDDGTVRLWDPVAHAPVGSPLRFPYRVGALAVAGPGELLVSFGDELALFRLRPQWRHGSS; encoded by the coding sequence GTGACGAAGAGTCAGAAAGACGAAATCGAGCGACTGCGCAGTTCCGTCGCCCACCTGCTGCGCGATGCCGACCCGGTCGCCGGCTCACAGCTGCTGGCTCTGGAGGCGGCCCGGTTCGGCTACCGCGACCTGGCCGCCGAGTTGAATGAAGCGGCGTCCAGCGGGCAGTCAGGAGACTGCTGGACGGTCCAGTGGGCCACCGGTCGCCAGGCCGACCAGCGGCTGATCCAGGTGCTGCGCGCCGGCGGAGTGCAGCCGGCGCTGACCGAACTCGACGGCCGTCCGGTCGTCGTCGGTGACGAGTGGCCCAACCAGGTGCGGGTCTGGGACGCCCTGACCGCCGAGACGGTGAACGCCTTCGAGGTCGAGCGGGATGCCCGAGTGGTGGCGGCGCTGACCATCGGCGGCCGCCCGCTGGTCCTCACCGGACACGAGCAGCGCGATCCCGAGTACCGCTTCGACCCGGCCCGCAGTGGCGACCGGTTGCGTGCCTGGTGCCTGCGCACCGGCGAACCGGTCGGCGAGCCGCTGACGGTGGCCAAGGGCAGGATGATCACGGCGGCGAGCGTCACCCTGGACGGCCGTGAGTTGCTCGTGACCGGTGGGTGGGACGGGCTCACCCGGCTGTGGGACCCCGCCACCGGCGAGCAGGTCGTCGAGCCCGTGGGCGGCCACCACGGCTGGGTGGTCGCGGTGGCCACGGTGCTGCTGAACGGCCGGCCGATCGCCATCACGGCCGGCGAGCGGGACTGCGAGGTGCTGGTCAGGGATCTGACCAACGGTCGGACCGAGCCGCTGGTCGGCCATCGGGCCCGGGTGGCGGCCGTGACGACGGCGGAGTCGGCGGGGCGGACGGTCGCGGTCACCGCCAGCGACGATGGCGCCGTCCAGGTCTGGGATCTGACGGAACGTCATCTCATCCACAGCCTGCTGACCGGGCGTGGCGACCGGGTCGGCGCGCTGGCCGCCGCCACCGTGGACGGCCGCACCCTCGTCGTCACCGGCGGCTGGGACGGCGAGGTCCGGGTGTGGGACCTCGCCACCGGCCGGCCGATCGCCGAACCGTTCACCGGCCATGAGCAGCCCATCGACCGGGTCGCCCTGACGGTGATCGGCGGCCGCCCGGCCGTGGTCGCCAGCGCCACCGACGGCCTGGTGCGGGTGTGGCGGCTCACCGGAATCCGCCTCGACAGCGCGCCGCCCACCATCGCGCAGGCCGCCCCGGCGTGGCTGGGCAGCAGCGTGCTGGACGGGCGTGGAGTGGCCGTGAGCTGCGGCCATGACGGCGTGATCGGCCTCTGGGGAGTGGCGGAAGGGCCGCGGGAGGTGGCCGCACTGCCCGGTCACAGCGTCGGGTTGGCCGCCGCGACCACCACCGAGACGGACGGCCGCCGCCTGCTGATCACCGCAGGCCGGGACGCGACGGTGCGACTCACCGATCTCGCCACCCGCCGGAGTGCCGCCCCGCCGATCACCGACTTCCCGGCCGAGGTCAACTCCCTTGCCGCAGCGTTGCTGGACGGCATGCCGGTGCTGCTGGCGGGGTGCGACGACGGGACCGTGCACGTGCGGGACCTCGCCTCGGGCGCGCCGGTGCTGCCGCCGCTGGAGACGGGCGACTCGCCCGTCCACGCGGTGGCGAGTGCGGTGGCGGACGGGCGGACCGTCGTCCTCACCGGCCACTCGCACCACCGCGTACAGCGCTGGGACCTGGCGGAGCGGCGGCAGTTGGGCCTCCCGCTCACGGGCCACCGGCGCGCGGTGAGCCGGATCGTGACGACCGTGCTCAACGGCCGGACCGTCGCCGTCACCGGGGCCGGCTACGACAACTGGATGCGGATCTGGGACGTCGCGACCGGCCTGGAGACCGGGATGGGCCTGCGCGGGCACGGCCGTGGCCGGCTCACCGCGATCGAGACGATCGAGTGGGAGGGCCGGGTGTACGTCGTCAGTGGCGGCGACGACGGTACGGTACGGCTGTGGGACCCCGTGGCACACGCGCCGGTCGGGTCACCACTACGATTCCCCTACCGGGTAGGGGCGTTGGCTGTCGCCGGACCGGGTGAGCTGCTGGTGTCCTTCGGCGATGAGCTGGCGCTGTTCAGGCTGCGACCGCAATGGCGTCACGGTTCAAGCTGA
- a CDS encoding DUF4188 domain-containing protein encodes MFAKPNGGRTTAAAEGDLVVFLIGMRINHFWAPHHWLPVLTAMPRMLRELRADEQSGLLGYQLLTGSPRTYFVVQYWRSKEQLLKYAIDPARLHRKAWATANRMERKSGRHVGIWHETYLVPAGNYESIYGDMPPYGLAAATGVLPIARRGATAQERLDWERTT; translated from the coding sequence ATGTTCGCCAAACCGAATGGCGGACGCACCACCGCAGCCGCCGAAGGCGACCTCGTCGTCTTCCTGATCGGCATGCGGATCAACCACTTCTGGGCACCGCACCACTGGCTGCCGGTGCTGACGGCGATGCCCCGGATGCTGCGCGAGCTCCGCGCCGACGAGCAGAGCGGCCTGCTGGGCTACCAGTTGCTGACCGGCTCCCCGCGCACCTACTTCGTGGTGCAGTACTGGCGGTCCAAGGAGCAGCTGCTGAAGTACGCCATCGACCCCGCGCGCCTGCACCGCAAGGCCTGGGCAACGGCCAACCGGATGGAGCGCAAGTCCGGTCGGCACGTGGGGATCTGGCACGAGACCTACCTCGTGCCGGCGGGCAACTACGAGTCCATCTACGGCGACATGCCGCCCTACGGCCTGGCCGCCGCGACCGGTGTGCTCCCGATCGCCCGCCGCGGCGCCACCGCGCAGGAGCGCCTCGACTGGGAGCGGACGACCTGA
- a CDS encoding MerR family transcriptional regulator, which yields MRLAELSEASQVSIATIKYYLREGLLAPGRRVNATQAEYDESHLRRLRLVRAMIQVGRIPVATVREVLRQVDDDSLGRSIRLGAALWALPTAEDPDPADPQVRGATAEVDRMLAEVGWEHAAKLGQLSPVYRELVGVVASLGRLGYPLDAAELAPYARLMEQTATHDLDRMEQQDGEVAQVEAAVAAAVLFEPVLRCLRRLAQEQEAIRRYGL from the coding sequence ATGCGCTTGGCCGAGCTGAGCGAGGCGAGTCAGGTCTCCATCGCGACCATCAAGTACTACCTGCGCGAAGGGCTGTTGGCGCCGGGACGGCGGGTCAACGCCACCCAGGCCGAATACGACGAGTCGCACCTGCGCCGATTGCGGCTGGTGCGCGCGATGATCCAGGTCGGGCGGATCCCGGTGGCCACGGTGCGCGAGGTGCTGCGGCAGGTCGACGACGACTCGCTGGGCCGCAGCATCCGGCTCGGCGCCGCGCTCTGGGCGCTGCCGACGGCCGAGGACCCCGATCCGGCCGATCCCCAAGTGCGCGGCGCCACGGCCGAGGTCGACCGGATGCTCGCCGAAGTGGGCTGGGAGCATGCCGCCAAGCTCGGCCAACTCTCGCCGGTCTACAGGGAGTTGGTTGGCGTAGTGGCCTCGCTCGGGCGGCTCGGCTACCCCCTGGACGCGGCCGAACTGGCGCCCTACGCCCGGCTGATGGAGCAGACCGCGACGCACGACCTGGACCGGATGGAGCAGCAGGACGGCGAGGTGGCGCAGGTGGAGGCCGCGGTCGCCGCCGCGGTGCTGTTCGAGCCGGTGCTGCGCTGCCTGCGCCGGCTCGCCCAGGAACAGGAGGCCATCCGCCGGTACGGGTTGTAG
- a CDS encoding TIGR03364 family FAD-dependent oxidoreductase — protein sequence MSSTLDSADAVIVGAGIVGLAHAFEAVERGLTVAVVERNDRAVGASVRNFGHACATGLDGDGLRYGLAARSRWLRLAEEAGFWARRTGTAMVARAADELAVLTEFAELRGADQVRLLTPAELAEYVPTGPGVLGGALFPDDLRVDQRDAVGAIARYLAGRGVRFHWATAAHGVDTGTVRTSRGEVHADTVIMATGHDVDRHFPELADRARIKRCVLRMLRVANPFGDRVIEPAVQTGFSLLRYDGFGACPSLAAVRERLTREQPELVGIGLNLMFTQRPDGTLTIGDTHAYDTTPEFFDEERLDAAVLGATAGLLGVDRLDVLERWRGVYASGTESFLIAEPVKGVHVVSVTSGVGMTTALGLGAEVLASIAG from the coding sequence GTGAGCAGCACGCTGGACTCGGCCGATGCGGTGATCGTCGGCGCCGGTATCGTCGGCCTGGCGCATGCCTTCGAGGCGGTGGAGCGTGGCCTGACGGTTGCCGTGGTGGAGCGCAACGACCGGGCGGTCGGCGCCTCGGTGCGCAACTTCGGTCACGCCTGCGCGACCGGGCTGGACGGCGACGGGCTCCGCTACGGCCTGGCGGCGCGGTCACGCTGGCTGCGGCTGGCCGAGGAGGCCGGCTTCTGGGCCCGGCGCACCGGCACCGCGATGGTCGCCAGGGCCGCCGACGAGCTCGCCGTGCTCACCGAGTTCGCCGAGCTGCGCGGCGCCGACCAGGTCCGGCTGCTCACCCCCGCCGAGCTGGCCGAGTACGTGCCGACCGGCCCCGGAGTGCTCGGCGGCGCGCTCTTCCCCGACGACCTGCGGGTCGACCAGCGCGACGCCGTCGGCGCCATCGCCCGCTACCTCGCCGGGCGGGGCGTGCGCTTCCACTGGGCCACCGCCGCGCACGGCGTGGACACCGGCACCGTGCGCACCAGCCGGGGCGAGGTGCACGCCGACACCGTGATCATGGCCACCGGGCACGACGTCGACCGGCACTTCCCCGAGCTGGCCGACCGGGCCCGGATCAAGCGCTGCGTGCTGCGGATGCTGCGGGTCGCCAACCCGTTCGGCGACCGCGTGATCGAACCGGCCGTGCAGACCGGCTTCTCGCTGCTGCGCTACGACGGCTTCGGTGCCTGCCCCAGCCTGGCGGCGGTGCGCGAGCGGCTCACCCGCGAGCAGCCGGAGCTGGTCGGCATCGGTCTCAACCTGATGTTCACCCAGCGCCCCGACGGCACCCTCACCATCGGCGACACCCACGCCTACGACACCACCCCCGAGTTCTTCGACGAGGAGCGGCTTGACGCCGCCGTGCTCGGCGCGACCGCCGGCCTGCTCGGCGTCGACCGCCTCGACGTCCTGGAGCGCTGGCGCGGCGTCTACGCCTCCGGCACCGAGTCGTTCCTGATCGCCGAGCCGGTCAAGGGCGTGCACGTCGTCTCGGTCACCTCGGGCGTGGGGATGACCACGGCGCTCGGCCTGGGCGCGGAGGTGCTGGCGAGCATCGCGGGCTGA